In Azospirillum thiophilum, the DNA window AAGGACAAGCTGAAGGACGCGCCGAAGAGCTGGGCCGACTTCTTCGACACCAAGAAGTTCCCGGGCAAGCGCGGCCTGCGCCAGGGCGCCAAGACCACGCTCGAGATCGCGCTGATGGCCGACGGCGTGGCGCCTGCCGACGTCTACAAGGTGCTGGGCACCGATGCCGGCATCGACCGCGCCTTCAAGAAGCTCGACACCATCAAGAACGACATCGTCTGGTGGAAGGCCGGCGCCCAGCCGCCGCAGCTGCTGGCTTCCGGCGAGGTGGCGATGACCTCGGTCTACAACGGCCGCATCGACGCCGCCAACAAGAACGAGAAGAAGAACTTCGGCATGGTGTGGAACGGCGCGCTGTTCACCATCGACAGCTGGGTCATCCTGAAGGGCAGCCCGAACCAGGACGCCGCCTACAAGTTCCTGAGCTTCGTCGGCAAGCCCGAGAACCAGGCCAAGCTGTCCGAAGGCATCGCCTACGGCACGTCGAACAAGAAGGCCCCGTCGCTGCTGCAGAAGGCCGTCCTGGCCGACCTGCCGACCGCGCCGGACAACATGAAGAACGCGATCGAGATCAACACCGACTTCTGGCTGGAGAACATCGACCGCCTGACCGAGCGCTTCAACAAGTGGGCGGCCAAGTAAGCGTCTGAGCAAGCAGTATCTCCCTCTCCCGTCCCGGGAGAGGGAAGGGTGAGGGGCACCACAAGAATCCCGAACCGCATGGTTCCTTGGATTACCCCTCACCCGGCGCCTTCGGCGCCACCCTCTCCCGGGGCGGGAGAGGGAAGGGATTTTTCAACAGGACAATGCCGATGACAGCCGCCTTCGTTGCCGGCGCCGACGTGCCGTTGAAGCGTCGATTGAAACGGGCCGAGCGCGCCCGGCAGTTCCGCGCGCTGGGTCTGGTGCTGCCGCTGCTGGCCTTCCTGCTGTTCACCTTCGTCGTGCCGCTGGCCGGCATGATCTGGAAGTCGGTCGACGATTGGGAGGTGCCGCAGGTGCTGCCCCAGACCGTGGCGGCACTGGAGCGCTGGAACGGCCAAGGCCTGCCGGACGAGGCCGCCTTCGCCGCGCTGGCCGCCGACATCCGCACCGCGCGCGAGGCCGGGACGCTGGCCGTCGCGGCCAAGCGGCTGAACTATGTCGTCAACGGCTACCGCACCACGCTGCTGTCCACCGGACGCAAGCTGAAGGAGCAGCCGGCGCCCGGCACCGCGAAGGACACGATGATCGAGATCGCCCCGGCCTGGGGCGAGCGGCAGAGCTGGACCGCGATCAAGAGCGCCAGCGGCCCGGTCACCAGCTATTACCTGCTGGCCGCCGTCGACCTGACCCGCGACGCGGAGGGCGCCATCGTCGCTGCTCCGGCCGACCAGTCGATCTACCGCGACGTCTTCGGCCGCACCTTCGAGATCGGCTTCGGCGTCACCGCGCTGTGCCTGCTGCTGGGCTTCCCGGTGGCCTATCTGCTGGCGAACCTGCCGACCGGCCAGTCGAACCTGCTGATGATCTTCGTGCTGCTGCCCTTCTGGACCTCGCTGCTGGTGCGGACCTGCGCTTGGATCGTGATCCTGCAGAGCGAGGGCATCGTCAACGGCTCGCTGCAATGGCTGGGCGTCATCGACGAGCCGATGCGGCTGATCTACAACCGGTTTGGCGTCTACATGGCGATGACCCATGTGCTGCTGCCCTTCATGATCCTGCCACTCTACAGCGTCATGCGCGGCATCTCGCCGGCCTATATGCGGGCCGCCGCCTCGCTGGGGGCGCCGCCGGCGACCGCCTTCCTGCGCATCTACCTGCCGCAGACCATCCCCGGGATCGGCGCCGGCTGCCTGCTCGTCTTCATCCTGGCCATCGGCTACTACATCACGCCCGCGCTGGTCGGCGGGGCGGCGGACCAGATGATTTCCGCCTTCATCGCCTTCTACACCACGGAAACTGTCAACTGGGGCCTCGCCTCGGCGCTGGGCGCGGTGCTGCTGCTCTCCACGGTGGTGCTGGCGGTGCTCTACGGCAAGCTGGCGCTCGGCCGCCAGACGACGGGAGGTCTGAAGAATTGAGCGCGAACCACTCCCCGCAGACCGCCAGCCAGCGCATCGCCTGGATCGCGACCATCGTGTCGGCGACGCTGGTGTTCATCTTCCTGATGGCGCCGATCCTGGCCATCGTGCCGCTGTCCTTCAGTTCCAGCACCTACCTGACCTATCCGCTGCCGGGCTTCTCGCTGCGCTGGTACGAGGAGTTCCTCGGCTCGGCGCGCTGGATGAACTCGCTGAAGAACAGCATGATCATCGGCGTGGCCTCGGCCGTGCTGTCGATGGTGCTGGGCACCCTGGCCTCGCTGGGGCTGGCGCAGTGGAAGAGCAAGTGGAAGCCGCTGGTGCTGGCCATCGTGCTGTCGCCGATGGTGGTTCCGGTCGTCATCACCGCGGTCGGCGTCTATTTCTTCTTCGCGCCGCTCGGGCTGACCGGCAACTATCTCGGCCTGATCCTGGTGCATACCGCGCTGGCGACACCCTTCGTCGTCATCACCGTGTCGGCCACCCTGCAGAGCTTCGACATGACGCTGGCGCGCGCCGCGGCCTCGCTGGGGGCGCCGCCGCTGCTGACCTTCCGCAAGGTGATCCTGCCGCTGATCCTGCCGGGCCTGGCATCGGGCGCCCTGTTCGCCTTCGCCACCAGCTTCGACGAGGTGGTGACCGTGCTGTTCCTCGCCGGGCCCGAGCAGCGCACCCTGCCCAGGGAGATGTTCAGCGGCATCCGCGAGAACATCAGCCCGACCATCACCGCGGTGGCGGTGGTGCTGACGGTGA includes these proteins:
- a CDS encoding ABC transporter permease; the encoded protein is MTAAFVAGADVPLKRRLKRAERARQFRALGLVLPLLAFLLFTFVVPLAGMIWKSVDDWEVPQVLPQTVAALERWNGQGLPDEAAFAALAADIRTAREAGTLAVAAKRLNYVVNGYRTTLLSTGRKLKEQPAPGTAKDTMIEIAPAWGERQSWTAIKSASGPVTSYYLLAAVDLTRDAEGAIVAAPADQSIYRDVFGRTFEIGFGVTALCLLLGFPVAYLLANLPTGQSNLLMIFVLLPFWTSLLVRTCAWIVILQSEGIVNGSLQWLGVIDEPMRLIYNRFGVYMAMTHVLLPFMILPLYSVMRGISPAYMRAAASLGAPPATAFLRIYLPQTIPGIGAGCLLVFILAIGYYITPALVGGAADQMISAFIAFYTTETVNWGLASALGAVLLLSTVVLAVLYGKLALGRQTTGGLKN
- a CDS encoding ABC transporter permease, with translation MSANHSPQTASQRIAWIATIVSATLVFIFLMAPILAIVPLSFSSSTYLTYPLPGFSLRWYEEFLGSARWMNSLKNSMIIGVASAVLSMVLGTLASLGLAQWKSKWKPLVLAIVLSPMVVPVVITAVGVYFFFAPLGLTGNYLGLILVHTALATPFVVITVSATLQSFDMTLARAAASLGAPPLLTFRKVILPLILPGLASGALFAFATSFDEVVTVLFLAGPEQRTLPREMFSGIRENISPTITAVAVVLTVISVCMLSTLELLRRRNERLKGNAG
- a CDS encoding ABC transporter substrate-binding protein, with protein sequence MSKIKVALGFAATFTALTALASAASARDLTVVSWGGAYQDVQKKVYFEPFKATGTAMNDESWDGGVGVLRAKVQGGASTWDVVQVESDELALGCDEGLFEKINYSKIGGEEAYLPATVNACGVGAIVYDFVLGYDKDKLKDAPKSWADFFDTKKFPGKRGLRQGAKTTLEIALMADGVAPADVYKVLGTDAGIDRAFKKLDTIKNDIVWWKAGAQPPQLLASGEVAMTSVYNGRIDAANKNEKKNFGMVWNGALFTIDSWVILKGSPNQDAAYKFLSFVGKPENQAKLSEGIAYGTSNKKAPSLLQKAVLADLPTAPDNMKNAIEINTDFWLENIDRLTERFNKWAAK